Proteins encoded in a region of the Pseudomonas putida genome:
- a CDS encoding class II glutamine amidotransferase, with protein sequence MCELLGMSANVPTDIVFSFTGLMQRGGRTGPHRDGWGIGFYEGRGLRLFQDPAASSESEVANLVQRYPIKSEVVIGHIRQANVGKVCLSNTHPFVREMWGRNWCFAHNGQLGDFKGQASFYRPVGDTDSEAAFCDLLNRIRSAFPEPVPVEQLLPVLVEACAGYRGQGVFNCMLSDGDWLFCFCSTKLVHITRRAPFGAARLKDVDLIVDFHTETTPNDVVTVIATEALTENETWHRYEPGQWALWRHGECVAHGQS encoded by the coding sequence ATGTGTGAACTGCTGGGCATGAGTGCCAACGTCCCTACCGACATCGTTTTCAGCTTCACAGGCCTGATGCAGCGCGGTGGGCGCACCGGCCCTCACCGTGATGGCTGGGGTATCGGCTTTTACGAAGGCCGTGGCCTGCGCCTGTTCCAGGACCCAGCCGCGAGCAGCGAATCGGAAGTGGCCAACCTGGTGCAGCGCTACCCGATCAAGAGCGAAGTGGTGATCGGTCATATCCGCCAGGCCAACGTCGGCAAGGTGTGCCTGTCCAACACCCACCCGTTCGTGCGGGAAATGTGGGGGCGCAACTGGTGCTTCGCGCACAACGGCCAGTTGGGCGACTTCAAGGGCCAGGCCAGCTTCTACCGGCCGGTCGGTGATACCGACAGCGAGGCGGCTTTCTGCGACCTGCTCAACCGCATTCGCAGTGCCTTTCCAGAGCCGGTGCCGGTGGAACAGCTGCTGCCGGTGCTGGTCGAAGCCTGTGCGGGTTACCGTGGGCAGGGCGTGTTCAACTGCATGCTCAGTGACGGCGACTGGCTGTTCTGCTTCTGCTCGACCAAGCTGGTGCACATCACCCGGCGAGCGCCGTTTGGCGCTGCACGCTTGAAAGATGTCGACCTGATCGTTGATTTCCATACCGAAACCACCCCCAACGACGTGGTCACGGTGATCGCCACCGAGGCCCTGACCGAAAACGAGACCTGGCACCGCTACGAGCCGGGTCAGTGGGCGCTGTGGCGCCACGGCGAATGCGTGGCGCACGGCCAAAGCTAA
- a CDS encoding MFS transporter: MTENDYTFAWGLYAVAALGCLLVGFKLTGWMWRWLREPLRVVLAVLLLTPTIVDPVKDSFAPAIAITALDVAFKVGNNAWRAVSDFAMYGLIAFGLYFLFVLLRWPLEKRARERRAQAEAAAKRQAVEDDAVVAHAPLAAERGDRYRDAPPPAAPRGGGRVEPRL, encoded by the coding sequence ATGACCGAGAACGACTACACCTTCGCCTGGGGCCTGTACGCTGTGGCCGCGCTGGGCTGCCTGCTGGTGGGCTTCAAGCTCACCGGCTGGATGTGGCGCTGGCTGCGCGAACCGCTGCGGGTGGTGCTGGCGGTGCTGCTGCTGACGCCGACCATCGTCGACCCGGTAAAGGACAGCTTCGCCCCGGCCATTGCCATCACCGCGTTGGACGTCGCCTTCAAGGTCGGTAACAACGCCTGGCGAGCAGTGTCCGACTTCGCCATGTATGGCTTGATCGCCTTTGGCCTGTATTTCCTCTTCGTGCTGCTGCGCTGGCCGCTTGAAAAACGCGCCCGTGAGCGCCGCGCGCAGGCCGAAGCCGCCGCCAAGCGCCAAGCGGTTGAAGATGATGCAGTCGTTGCCCATGCGCCGCTGGCCGCTGAGCGCGGCGACCGTTACCGTGACGCCCCGCCCCCAGCCGCCCCGCGTGGCGGTGGCCGGGTCGAGCCCCGTCTGTAA
- a CDS encoding S9 family peptidase → MPNKPQPPIAHADNAADPYAWLQQRDTPEVLAYLQAENAYQEACLADQAALREQLFEEIKGRILETDLSLPSPWGPYLYYTRTTAGDEYPRHYRCPRPADDSNTVDESQEQLLLDPNALANGGFLSLGAFNVSPDHRLLAYSLDTSGDEIYTLYVKDLASGSVTPLPFDDCDGSLTWANDSQTLFFAELDDTHRPWRLHRHTLGTDAVQTVFEEPDGRFFLHCYRTSSERQLVLLLNSKTTSEAWVLDAETPQAPFTCLAPRVEGHEYFPDHGQLDGEWRWFIRTNQDGINFALYHAPVAPVPGREQWQVLVAHRDAIMLEGLSLNASALTLSLREGGLPIIEVRPQGLSAYRVELPDAAYSLYVQDSLEFVSTRVRLRYEALNRPAQVRQLELATGAQVVLKQTPVLGAFDADDYVSERLWATAADGTQVPISLVRRRRDQGKTVPLYLYGYGAYGESLDPWFSHARLSLLERGVAFAIAHVRGGGELGEAWYRAGKQEYKHNTFSDFIACAEHLIAKGVTAADRLAISGGSAGGLLIGTVLNLRPELFRCAIAEVPFVDVLNTMLDPELPLTVTEYDEWGNPEEPQVYERIKAYAPYENVKAQDYPAMLVVAGYNDSRVQYWEAAKWVARLRTRKTDDHLLLLKTEMGAGHGGMSGRYQGLKDVALEYAFVFGELGIV, encoded by the coding sequence ATGCCCAACAAGCCTCAGCCGCCCATCGCCCACGCCGATAACGCCGCCGACCCGTACGCCTGGCTGCAACAGCGCGACACCCCCGAGGTACTCGCCTACCTGCAAGCCGAAAACGCCTACCAGGAAGCCTGCCTGGCCGACCAGGCAGCGTTGCGTGAGCAGTTGTTCGAAGAGATCAAGGGTCGCATCCTGGAAACCGACCTGTCGCTGCCGTCGCCCTGGGGCCCCTACCTGTACTACACCCGCACCACCGCCGGCGACGAGTACCCACGTCACTACCGCTGCCCACGCCCTGCCGACGATTCGAACACCGTCGATGAAAGCCAGGAGCAACTGCTGCTCGACCCCAACGCCCTGGCCAATGGCGGCTTCCTGTCGCTGGGGGCGTTCAACGTCAGCCCCGACCACCGCCTGCTGGCCTACAGCCTCGACACCAGCGGCGACGAAATCTACACCCTGTACGTCAAGGACTTGGCCAGTGGCAGCGTCACGCCCCTGCCCTTCGACGACTGCGACGGCAGCCTGACCTGGGCCAACGACAGCCAAACGCTGTTCTTCGCCGAACTGGACGACACCCATCGGCCATGGCGCCTGCATCGCCACACCCTGGGCACTGACGCCGTGCAGACCGTGTTCGAAGAGCCCGACGGGCGCTTCTTCCTGCACTGCTATCGCACCAGCTCCGAGCGCCAACTGGTGCTGCTGCTGAACAGCAAGACCACCAGCGAAGCCTGGGTACTGGACGCCGAAACCCCGCAGGCGCCGTTCACCTGCCTGGCGCCGCGTGTCGAAGGCCATGAATATTTCCCCGACCATGGCCAGCTCGACGGCGAGTGGCGCTGGTTCATCCGTACCAACCAGGACGGCATCAACTTCGCTCTTTACCATGCCCCTGTCGCGCCAGTGCCAGGCCGTGAGCAATGGCAGGTGCTGGTGGCGCACCGCGACGCAATCATGCTCGAAGGCCTCAGCCTCAATGCCAGCGCCCTCACCCTGAGCCTGCGTGAAGGCGGCCTGCCAATCATCGAAGTACGCCCGCAGGGGCTGTCGGCCTATCGCGTCGAGCTACCCGACGCCGCCTACAGCCTGTACGTACAGGACAGCCTGGAGTTCGTCAGCACACGCGTGCGCCTGCGCTACGAAGCCCTCAATCGCCCGGCCCAGGTGCGCCAGCTGGAGCTGGCCACGGGCGCGCAGGTTGTGCTCAAGCAAACCCCGGTGCTGGGTGCGTTCGATGCCGATGACTATGTCAGCGAGCGCCTGTGGGCGACTGCGGCGGACGGCACCCAGGTGCCGATCAGCCTGGTACGCCGTCGCCGCGACCAGGGCAAGACCGTGCCGCTGTACCTGTACGGTTACGGCGCCTATGGGGAAAGCCTCGACCCGTGGTTCTCCCATGCGCGCCTGAGCCTGCTGGAGCGTGGCGTGGCCTTTGCCATCGCCCACGTGCGCGGCGGCGGTGAACTGGGTGAAGCCTGGTACCGCGCGGGCAAGCAGGAGTACAAGCACAACACCTTCAGCGACTTCATCGCCTGCGCCGAGCACCTGATCGCCAAAGGCGTGACGGCTGCCGATCGCTTGGCCATCAGCGGCGGCAGCGCCGGCGGCCTGCTGATCGGCACGGTGCTCAACCTGCGCCCCGAGCTGTTCCGCTGCGCGATTGCCGAAGTGCCGTTCGTCGACGTGCTCAACACCATGCTCGACCCCGAGCTACCGCTGACCGTGACCGAATACGACGAATGGGGCAACCCAGAGGAACCGCAGGTTTACGAGCGCATCAAGGCGTATGCACCTTATGAGAACGTAAAGGCCCAGGACTATCCAGCGATGCTGGTGGTGGCGGGTTACAACGACAGCCGCGTGCAGTACTGGGAAGCGGCCAAATGGGTGGCGCGGTTGCGTACGCGCAAGACCGACGACCACCTGCTGCTGCTCAAGACCGAAATGGGCGCAGGGCATGGCGGGATGAGCGGGCGATACCAAGGGCTGAAGGATGTGGCGCTGGAATATGCGTTCGTATTCGGCGAGCTGGGTATCGTTTGA
- a CDS encoding YajD family HNH nuclease has product MSSTSSAAATARLDRILADAKRDKEMGYRDKALRMYPHVCGRCAREFAGKRLSELTVHHRDHNHDNNPQDGSNWELLCLYCHDNEHSRYTDQQYFSEGSTSTPSIAKATHNPFAGLAGMLKKD; this is encoded by the coding sequence ATGAGCTCCACCTCTTCCGCCGCCGCCACCGCGCGCCTCGACCGCATTCTGGCCGACGCCAAGCGCGACAAGGAAATGGGCTACCGCGACAAGGCCCTGAGAATGTACCCGCACGTTTGTGGCCGCTGCGCCCGCGAGTTCGCCGGCAAGCGCCTGAGCGAGCTGACCGTGCACCACCGCGACCACAACCACGACAACAACCCGCAGGACGGCTCCAACTGGGAGCTGCTGTGCCTTTACTGCCACGACAACGAGCACTCGCGCTACACCGACCAGCAGTACTTCAGCGAAGGCTCCACCAGCACCCCGAGCATCGCCAAGGCCACTCACAACCCGTTCGCTGGTCTTGCGGGCATGCTGAAGAAAGACTGA
- a CDS encoding RNA methyltransferase produces the protein MANKRYSCIGLFNPKSAENVGSVMRAAGCYGVNSVFYTGKRYERARDFVTDTKRVHYDIPLIGIDDLQRIIPLGCTPVAVELVEGARPLPEYTHPDRAIYIFGPEDGSLSEEVRGWCEETIYIPTEGCMNLAATVNVVLYDRLAKGLNTRSGPKFK, from the coding sequence GTGGCAAACAAACGATACAGCTGCATCGGCCTGTTCAACCCAAAGTCGGCAGAAAACGTCGGCTCGGTGATGCGCGCCGCGGGCTGCTATGGCGTCAATTCGGTGTTTTACACCGGCAAACGGTATGAGCGCGCGCGTGACTTCGTCACCGACACCAAGCGCGTGCACTACGACATCCCGCTGATCGGCATCGACGATCTGCAGCGCATCATCCCGCTGGGCTGCACGCCAGTGGCGGTGGAGCTGGTGGAAGGTGCGCGGCCCTTGCCGGAATATACCCACCCGGACCGGGCCATCTACATCTTCGGGCCGGAGGATGGTTCGTTGAGCGAGGAAGTGCGGGGGTGGTGTGAAGAGACTATCTACATTCCGACCGAGGGTTGCATGAACCTGGCAGCGACGGTGAACGTGGTGCTGTATGACCGTTTGGCCAAAGGGCTGAATACCCGCTCGGGGCCCAAGTTCAAGTAA
- a CDS encoding dihydrodipicolinate synthase family protein has protein sequence MKFEGIYTPAITPLAADGSIDKAAFAEVLEYLVESKVHGVIIGGSTGEYYAHTTQERIDLAAQAKDVLNGRLPLIVGTGGIRTEDAVAFAQHAKEIKADALLVGTPPYALPTQQEIALHVKAVDAAAGLPIMLYNYPGRMSVSMGEAFFDAVADVKNIVAIKESSGDMAQLHRLAIHRPNIQLSCGWDDQALEFFAWGAQSWVCAGSNFIPREHVALYEACVIEKDFAKGRKIMAAMMPLMDFLEGGKFVQAIKNGVALNGLKTGGVRKPLYDLDDAEKQALKRVVTELKATIAQIK, from the coding sequence GTGAAATTCGAAGGCATCTACACCCCGGCAATCACTCCGCTGGCTGCGGACGGCTCGATCGACAAGGCGGCGTTCGCCGAGGTCCTCGAATACCTGGTCGAGTCGAAAGTCCACGGCGTCATCATTGGCGGCTCCACCGGCGAGTACTACGCCCACACCACCCAGGAGCGCATCGACCTGGCTGCCCAGGCCAAGGACGTGCTCAACGGCCGCCTGCCGCTGATCGTCGGCACCGGTGGCATCCGTACCGAAGATGCGGTTGCCTTCGCCCAGCACGCCAAGGAAATCAAGGCTGACGCGCTGCTGGTCGGCACCCCACCGTACGCGCTGCCGACCCAGCAGGAAATCGCCCTGCACGTGAAGGCTGTCGACGCTGCCGCCGGTCTGCCGATCATGCTCTACAACTACCCAGGCCGCATGAGCGTGAGCATGGGTGAAGCATTCTTCGACGCCGTGGCCGACGTGAAGAACATCGTCGCCATCAAGGAAAGCTCCGGTGACATGGCCCAGCTGCACCGCCTGGCCATCCATCGCCCGAACATCCAGCTGTCGTGCGGCTGGGACGACCAGGCCCTGGAGTTCTTCGCCTGGGGCGCCCAGAGCTGGGTCTGCGCCGGTTCCAACTTCATCCCGCGCGAGCACGTGGCCCTCTACGAGGCCTGCGTGATCGAGAAGGACTTCGCCAAAGGCCGCAAGATCATGGCCGCCATGATGCCGCTGATGGACTTCCTGGAAGGTGGCAAGTTCGTCCAGGCCATCAAGAACGGCGTGGCCCTGAATGGCTTGAAAACCGGCGGCGTGCGCAAGCCGCTGTACGACCTGGATGACGCCGAGAAGCAAGCACTCAAGCGCGTGGTCACCGAGCTGAAAGCCACCATCGCCCAGATCAAATAA
- a CDS encoding MFS transporter: MTSPNVSIEDVPINNFHQWLTLRSGGGSFVDGYVLSIIGVAMVQMSAGLNLTSFWQGMIAASALIGIFFGGFFGGWLTDRFGRKRVFFVGPTLFILASVAQFWVESALVLFLLRFAIGIAVGIEYPVATSLLVEFLPRKNRGPRLATLTVLWFAGAATAYLAGEAILRHGGDDAWRLVLASAAVIGALLFAIRLGTPESPRWLISKGRSAEADEVIKRVYGQGFSLSNLPEEPKTRKLSFLSLLHSGYGKRMLFVTMFWTCSVIPVFAVYAFAPKVLGALNLKGDWASIGSIAITFLFVVGCIVGTRLLNTIGRRTTLLHSFFWSGLALLGLGAFSNGNEMLILVLFGAYALFIGGAQVLQLVYPNELFPTEIRAGAVGVGTSMSRVGAAVGTWLVPIALDSYGIGATMYAAAAVTFVGLAFSVALAPETRSLNLQQAASLS, encoded by the coding sequence ATGACAAGTCCGAATGTTTCGATTGAAGATGTACCGATCAACAACTTCCACCAGTGGCTGACCCTGCGCTCCGGTGGCGGCTCGTTCGTCGACGGCTATGTACTGAGCATCATCGGCGTGGCCATGGTGCAGATGTCCGCAGGGCTCAACCTGACCAGTTTCTGGCAGGGCATGATCGCCGCCTCGGCGTTGATCGGCATTTTCTTCGGTGGTTTCTTCGGCGGTTGGCTGACCGACCGCTTCGGCCGCAAGCGCGTGTTCTTCGTTGGCCCGACCTTGTTCATCCTGGCTTCGGTCGCGCAGTTCTGGGTCGAGTCGGCGCTGGTATTGTTCCTGCTGCGGTTCGCCATCGGTATTGCCGTGGGTATCGAATATCCGGTCGCCACGTCGCTGCTGGTGGAGTTCCTGCCCAGGAAGAACCGTGGCCCGCGCCTGGCTACCCTGACGGTGTTGTGGTTTGCCGGCGCCGCCACTGCCTATCTGGCGGGTGAGGCCATCCTTCGCCACGGCGGCGACGATGCCTGGCGCCTGGTGCTGGCCAGCGCCGCAGTGATCGGTGCGCTGCTGTTCGCCATCCGCCTGGGTACTCCCGAATCGCCACGCTGGCTGATCAGCAAGGGCCGCTCGGCCGAGGCCGATGAGGTGATCAAGCGCGTCTACGGCCAGGGGTTTTCGCTGAGCAACCTGCCGGAAGAGCCCAAGACCCGCAAACTGTCGTTCCTCAGCCTGCTGCACTCCGGCTATGGCAAGCGCATGTTGTTCGTCACCATGTTCTGGACCTGCTCGGTGATCCCTGTGTTTGCGGTGTACGCATTCGCCCCGAAAGTGCTGGGCGCGCTGAACCTCAAAGGTGACTGGGCATCGATCGGCTCCATTGCAATCACCTTCCTCTTCGTGGTCGGCTGTATTGTGGGCACCCGCCTGCTCAACACCATCGGCCGGCGCACCACGCTGTTGCACAGCTTCTTCTGGTCGGGGTTGGCGCTGCTGGGCCTGGGTGCCTTCAGCAACGGCAACGAGATGCTCATCCTGGTGCTGTTTGGTGCCTATGCCTTGTTCATCGGTGGCGCCCAGGTGCTGCAGCTGGTGTACCCCAACGAATTGTTCCCCACCGAAATCCGTGCCGGCGCCGTGGGCGTGGGCACCTCCATGTCGCGGGTCGGTGCCGCCGTCGGCACCTGGCTGGTGCCCATCGCCCTCGATAGCTACGGCATCGGCGCCACCATGTACGCCGCCGCTGCCGTGACCTTCGTCGGCCTGGCTTTCTCGGTTGCCCTGGCCCCGGAAACCCGCTCGCTGAACCTGCAACAAGCGGCTTCGCTGAGCTGA
- a CDS encoding NAD(P)/FAD-dependent oxidoreductase: MTRISSLPADDATCGWYHLSKPRTPRPAHKGRSQARWVVVGAGFTGLAAARQLATNFPHDEIILVEAQEVGYGTSGRNAGFAIDLPHDIGAEDYIGDIAIAKTVLKLNLGGQQYLKDLIERYAIECQFRHCGKYQAAIEGRGIAVLDAYRRGLDKLGQPYEVVEGRDLPEHIGTDFYRKGLFTPGTALLQPSALVKGLADSLPSNVSLYEHTPITDVEYGDKVVLRHAHGSITADKLVLTTNAFGMSFGFLKGRMLPVFTYGSITRPLTEDEQARLGGKPYWGVIPADPFGTTMRRTVDNRLLIRNSFSYNPDGRSNGKYLERFVQRHRESFARRFPMLPNVNFEYTWGGALALSRNHMGFFGKLAPNVVGALCCNGLGVTRGTVTGKLLADWLAGDKHELIEFLLNAPGPSANPPQPLVSLGLNANLMWGQFRAGKES; encoded by the coding sequence ATGACAAGAATAAGTTCGTTACCCGCCGATGATGCCACCTGTGGCTGGTATCACCTGAGCAAGCCCCGCACGCCAAGGCCGGCCCACAAGGGCCGCAGCCAGGCGCGTTGGGTGGTGGTCGGCGCCGGTTTCACCGGCCTGGCTGCCGCGCGGCAGCTGGCAACGAACTTTCCGCATGACGAGATCATACTGGTCGAGGCCCAGGAGGTCGGTTATGGCACCTCCGGGCGCAATGCCGGCTTTGCCATCGACCTGCCGCACGATATCGGCGCCGAGGACTACATTGGCGACATCGCTATCGCCAAGACCGTGCTCAAGCTCAACCTGGGTGGCCAGCAGTACCTCAAGGACCTGATCGAGCGTTACGCCATCGAGTGCCAGTTCCGCCACTGCGGCAAGTACCAGGCGGCCATCGAAGGCCGCGGTATTGCCGTGCTGGATGCCTACCGCCGGGGGCTGGACAAACTGGGGCAACCCTACGAAGTGGTCGAGGGGCGCGACCTGCCTGAGCACATCGGCACGGATTTCTACCGCAAGGGCCTGTTCACGCCCGGCACTGCCTTGCTGCAACCTTCGGCGTTGGTCAAAGGCCTCGCCGACAGCCTGCCGTCCAACGTCTCGTTGTACGAGCACACCCCGATCACCGACGTCGAGTACGGCGACAAGGTGGTGCTGCGCCACGCCCACGGTTCGATCACCGCCGACAAGCTGGTGCTCACCACCAACGCCTTCGGCATGAGCTTCGGCTTCCTCAAGGGCCGCATGCTGCCGGTGTTCACCTACGGCAGCATCACCCGGCCGCTGACCGAGGACGAACAGGCACGTCTTGGCGGCAAGCCCTACTGGGGCGTGATCCCGGCCGACCCGTTCGGCACCACCATGCGCCGCACCGTCGACAACCGCCTGTTGATCCGCAACAGCTTCAGCTACAACCCCGACGGGCGCAGCAATGGCAAATACCTGGAGCGCTTCGTCCAGCGCCACCGCGAATCGTTCGCCCGACGCTTCCCGATGTTGCCCAATGTGAACTTCGAATATACCTGGGGCGGTGCACTGGCATTATCGCGCAACCACATGGGCTTCTTTGGCAAGTTGGCGCCCAATGTTGTAGGTGCACTGTGCTGCAACGGCCTGGGCGTTACCCGTGGCACCGTTACCGGCAAGTTGCTGGCCGACTGGCTGGCTGGCGACAAGCACGAGCTGATCGAGTTTTTGCTCAATGCCCCCGGGCCCTCTGCAAACCCGCCGCAACCCCTGGTTTCCCTGGGGCTGAACGCCAACCTCATGTGGGGGCAGTTCCGCGCTGGCAAAGAAAGCTGA
- a CDS encoding GntR family transcriptional regulator, whose protein sequence is MKATVQPLAAEVPQDRKAVLAEALRRRILSMELAPGAVVDELALCDEFGLSRPPVRELLRQIAAEGYIELEANRAPRVAAMNHESLHSFYVAAPLIYVATTQLAATYASAEEIAVLKAIQAQFRQAIEERDVENRVLYNDAFHLEIGKMAHNDYLMPSLRRLLIDHTRLGKIFYRHPTTDDMQRDLELACEQHEQMIQAIERRDPQAAGQLVREHFELSRRRMAEYAAPQGLDVPIQI, encoded by the coding sequence ATGAAAGCCACCGTCCAACCACTCGCTGCAGAAGTGCCGCAGGACCGCAAAGCCGTCCTCGCCGAAGCGCTGCGTCGCCGGATCCTGAGCATGGAACTGGCCCCGGGCGCCGTGGTGGATGAATTGGCCCTGTGCGACGAATTTGGCCTGTCGCGCCCCCCTGTGCGCGAGTTGCTGCGCCAGATTGCCGCCGAAGGCTACATCGAACTGGAAGCCAACCGCGCGCCACGCGTCGCCGCCATGAACCACGAGTCGCTGCACAGCTTTTACGTTGCCGCCCCGCTTATCTACGTGGCCACTACCCAGCTGGCCGCCACCTATGCCAGCGCTGAAGAAATCGCAGTGCTCAAGGCTATCCAGGCCCAATTCCGCCAGGCCATCGAAGAGCGCGACGTGGAAAACCGCGTGCTTTACAACGACGCCTTCCACCTGGAAATCGGCAAGATGGCGCACAACGATTACCTGATGCCAAGCCTGCGCCGCCTGCTGATCGACCACACCCGCTTGGGCAAGATCTTCTATCGCCACCCGACCACCGACGACATGCAGCGCGACCTCGAGCTGGCGTGTGAACAGCACGAACAAATGATCCAGGCCATCGAGCGCCGCGACCCGCAAGCCGCAGGCCAGCTGGTGCGTGAGCACTTCGAGCTGTCGCGCCGGCGCATGGCGGAGTACGCCGCGCCGCAAGGGCTGGATGTGCCGATTCAGATTTGA
- the gabP gene encoding GABA permease produces the protein MTMTSASGAGNQLAQGFKQRHVTMLSIAGVIGAGLFIGSGHAIAAAGPSAIVAYALAGALVVLVMRMLGEMAVASPDTGSFSTYADRAIGRWAGFTIGWLYWWFWVLVIPIEAIAAGVVLNNWFPHIDAWFFALSMTVLLTATNLFSVAKYGEFEFWFAMLKVIAIVAFIALGAAALAGVLPGREVSGLPRLLEQQGGFMPNGWTAIIGALLTTMFSYLGTEAVTIAASESKDPARNIAKATRSVIWRISVFYLLSIFVIISVVPWNDPLLPVQGSYQRALEIMSIPYAKQLVDIVVLVAVASCLNSSIYISSRMLYSLSKRGDAPGFIQRTSKVGVPRAAVIGSTLIGMLATIVNYFAPAEVFAFLLASSGSIALLVYLAIACSQLRMRAILQRQNVEIAFRMWLYPWLTYAVIGFIIFALGTMFVMPKHRMEVSLTLALALVILVLGVVTSKRHARREALATA, from the coding sequence ATGACAATGACAAGCGCGAGTGGCGCCGGCAATCAGCTGGCGCAAGGCTTCAAGCAACGCCATGTGACCATGCTCTCCATCGCCGGGGTGATCGGTGCCGGGTTGTTCATCGGCTCCGGGCACGCCATCGCCGCGGCCGGCCCCTCGGCCATCGTCGCCTACGCCTTGGCAGGTGCATTGGTGGTACTGGTGATGCGCATGCTCGGGGAAATGGCAGTCGCCAGCCCCGATACCGGCTCGTTCTCCACCTACGCCGACCGCGCCATCGGCCGCTGGGCCGGCTTTACCATCGGCTGGCTGTACTGGTGGTTCTGGGTGCTGGTGATTCCCATCGAAGCCATCGCCGCTGGCGTGGTGCTCAACAACTGGTTCCCGCACATCGATGCCTGGTTCTTTGCCCTGAGCATGACCGTGCTGCTGACCGCGACCAACCTGTTCAGTGTGGCCAAGTACGGCGAATTCGAATTCTGGTTCGCCATGCTCAAGGTCATTGCCATCGTCGCGTTCATCGCCCTGGGGGCAGCGGCGCTGGCCGGTGTGTTGCCTGGGCGTGAAGTCAGTGGGCTGCCACGGTTGCTGGAGCAGCAGGGCGGGTTTATGCCCAATGGCTGGACGGCGATTATCGGCGCCTTGCTGACCACCATGTTCAGTTACCTGGGTACCGAGGCGGTGACCATTGCCGCCTCCGAATCGAAAGACCCGGCACGCAACATCGCCAAGGCTACCCGTTCGGTCATCTGGCGCATCAGCGTGTTCTACCTGCTTTCGATCTTCGTGATCATCTCGGTGGTGCCATGGAACGACCCGCTGCTGCCCGTGCAGGGCTCCTACCAGCGAGCGCTGGAAATCATGAGCATCCCCTACGCCAAGCAGTTGGTGGACATCGTCGTGCTGGTGGCGGTGGCCAGCTGCCTGAACTCGTCGATCTACATCTCGTCGCGGATGCTCTACTCGCTGAGCAAGCGTGGCGATGCACCGGGCTTCATCCAGCGCACCTCGAAGGTTGGCGTACCGCGTGCGGCGGTGATTGGCAGTACGCTGATCGGCATGTTGGCGACCATCGTCAACTACTTTGCCCCGGCTGAGGTGTTCGCCTTCCTGCTGGCCAGCTCCGGTTCGATTGCCTTGCTGGTGTATCTGGCGATTGCGTGCTCGCAACTGCGCATGCGCGCGATCCTGCAGCGGCAGAATGTCGAGATCGCTTTCCGTATGTGGCTGTACCCGTGGCTGACCTATGCAGTCATCGGCTTCATCATCTTTGCCCTGGGCACCATGTTTGTCATGCCCAAGCACCGCATGGAGGTGTCGCTGACTCTGGCACTGGCGCTGGTGATTCTGGTGCTGGGGGTGGTTACCAGCAAACGGCATGCGCGGCGGGAGGCCTTGGCAACCGCGTAA